A stretch of Desulfobacter hydrogenophilus DNA encodes these proteins:
- a CDS encoding 4Fe-4S dicluster domain-containing protein, with translation MLYTCSFFIALAVFLIGIIYRIIGYFRLNIGPDRAEFTTADRIKAFLSGLLGILVSPVRMFHFFKTVILNVVLQLPLMRQDPLKWFMHICLYWGFFGLFFFHALEGYVSEVVFSDYQSTLNPFMALRNIAGVMVMTGVGIAVYRRKTNFRLKQISKHHDYLAIVLLALIMMSGFGLEAAKIISSGVFYDMVDEYGAMDYDEELPALKAVWQEEFNVYFPGETIPATPELMEEGWLVNEDNCAACHSNPRWAFVSYPLSIAMTPVAGFFNRNRLDLLLLNIHFLSCFLGLAYLPFSKFRHILTTPISLIISGLAGQQIKRDENRATRRVFDLSACIECGTCTSHCAVGPLFEIFNNQWVFPSERVIRIRESAWGRPMDKESRDAFSQGSFLCTMCNKCSQVCTAGMNLQDIWTETREQLAEEFLPDPVIRIRELCKKHQPEKAGLKAPVVLKPGKNPVVESLKKSLQAGAFSQCYTCLTCTNSCPVTGVTGDLRQFGSAPHQVIHALILGQTDLAKDAAIVWDCLTCYKCQENCPQGVKITDIFYQLKNMVYHQEFGI, from the coding sequence GTGCTTTATACCTGTAGTTTTTTTATTGCGTTAGCAGTATTCCTCATTGGAATCATTTACAGGATCATTGGATATTTCCGGTTAAACATCGGGCCGGACCGGGCCGAATTCACTACGGCAGACCGAATAAAAGCTTTTTTGTCGGGCCTGTTGGGTATTCTGGTCTCACCTGTCCGGATGTTTCATTTTTTCAAGACGGTTATTCTGAATGTAGTGCTTCAATTGCCGCTGATGCGTCAGGATCCCCTGAAGTGGTTTATGCATATCTGTCTCTACTGGGGATTTTTTGGGTTGTTTTTTTTCCATGCCCTTGAAGGCTATGTCAGCGAAGTGGTTTTTTCAGATTACCAATCCACCCTGAACCCCTTCATGGCCCTTCGGAATATCGCCGGTGTAATGGTGATGACGGGAGTTGGCATTGCCGTATATCGCAGGAAAACCAATTTTCGCTTGAAACAGATCAGCAAGCACCACGATTACCTGGCAATCGTCCTGCTTGCACTCATCATGATGTCCGGTTTTGGCCTGGAAGCCGCCAAGATCATCTCCTCCGGTGTGTTTTACGACATGGTGGATGAATATGGCGCCATGGATTACGATGAGGAACTCCCGGCGCTTAAGGCCGTCTGGCAGGAAGAATTCAATGTCTATTTTCCCGGGGAGACCATCCCGGCCACCCCGGAACTTATGGAAGAAGGGTGGCTGGTCAATGAAGACAATTGTGCAGCATGCCATTCCAATCCAAGATGGGCCTTTGTATCCTATCCTCTTTCCATTGCCATGACACCTGTTGCCGGTTTTTTCAACAGGAACCGCCTGGATTTATTATTACTGAATATCCACTTTTTAAGCTGTTTTCTCGGCTTGGCCTACCTGCCTTTCAGTAAATTCCGGCATATCCTGACAACCCCGATAAGCCTTATTATTTCGGGACTTGCAGGACAACAAATAAAACGAGATGAGAACAGGGCCACCCGCCGGGTCTTTGATCTTTCCGCCTGCATCGAGTGCGGCACTTGCACCAGCCATTGTGCTGTGGGACCTTTATTTGAAATTTTTAATAACCAATGGGTGTTTCCCTCGGAACGTGTAATTCGCATCCGGGAGTCGGCATGGGGCCGGCCAATGGATAAGGAATCAAGGGATGCCTTTTCCCAGGGCAGTTTTCTCTGCACCATGTGCAACAAATGTTCCCAGGTCTGTACTGCCGGAATGAACCTGCAGGATATCTGGACGGAAACCAGAGAACAATTGGCGGAGGAATTTCTTCCGGATCCTGTTATCCGTATAAGGGAGCTTTGCAAAAAACATCAGCCTGAAAAAGCTGGACTGAAAGCCCCTGTGGTGCTTAAACCCGGGAAAAACCCTGTGGTTGAGTCCTTGAAAAAATCCCTCCAGGCGGGTGCCTTTTCACAATGTTATACCTGTCTGACATGTACCAACTCATGCCCGGTGACAGGTGTTACAGGCGATCTGCGACAATTCGGGTCAGCACCCCACCAGGTCATCCATGCCCTTATTCTTGGTCAAACCGATCTGGCAAAGGATGCCGCCATTGTCTGGGATTGCCTGACCTGTTATAAATGTCAAGAAAATTGTCCCCAGGGGGTTAAGATTACGGATATTTTTTATCAACTTAAAAACATGGTATACCACCAGGAATTTGGAATATGA
- a CDS encoding XTP/dITP diphosphatase produces MKQILVLASTNKGKTRELQERLQGYPVDIKNLSDFGPIPEVIEDGETFDDNAYKKASFTARVLGYPALADDSGLCVEALGGAPGVYSARYAGENATDQDNVDKLLEDMKNKENRKAAFECVISIAVPTGAALTYEGRCEGVLTREPEGNNGFGYDPLFFFPELNKTFAQLSMDEKATVSHRGKALLEITQEMDKILDWIDIQMSRISTQTGCS; encoded by the coding sequence GTGAAACAGATCTTAGTACTGGCCTCGACCAATAAAGGCAAAACAAGGGAATTACAGGAAAGGCTGCAAGGCTATCCCGTTGACATAAAAAACCTGTCTGACTTCGGTCCCATTCCCGAGGTCATAGAAGACGGTGAGACCTTTGACGACAATGCATATAAAAAGGCGTCGTTTACGGCCAGAGTGCTGGGGTATCCGGCCTTGGCGGACGACTCCGGGCTTTGCGTGGAGGCGCTGGGCGGAGCACCAGGCGTGTATTCGGCCCGTTACGCAGGGGAAAATGCCACGGACCAGGACAATGTGGACAAACTTCTGGAAGACATGAAAAATAAAGAGAACCGCAAAGCAGCCTTTGAATGTGTGATATCCATTGCGGTTCCCACGGGTGCAGCGCTGACCTATGAAGGCCGCTGCGAAGGGGTACTCACCCGGGAACCTGAAGGAAACAACGGATTTGGTTATGATCCGCTATTCTTTTTTCCCGAATTGAATAAAACCTTTGCCCAGTTATCCATGGATGAGAAAGCAACGGTCAGCCACAGGGGAAAGGCGTTGCTGGAAATCACCCAGGAGATGGACAAAATTCTGGACTGGATAGATATCCAAATGTCTCGAATTAGCACTCAAACGGGATGCAGCTAA
- a CDS encoding response regulator yields MQTNRLKFFLVALCLLIYFHPTNAFSRTNVIKIGVLVKRSTDNCLKKWSPTAEYLSRVVQDYSFIIIPIDFGNINQKVKNGDIDFILANSAIYVELEVMYGVNRIATLKNNRLNGTYTTFGGVVFCLKQRSDIRTYSDLKEKHFAAVSENSFGGWLMAWRELKEAGIDPYKDFSKLSFEGAHDQVVISVLNKKTDAGTVRTDTLERMQLEGKIDLDDFFVIDAHGGGKGHLPFLHSTREYPEWPMGQLVHISDSLAETVAHRLIGIQPDSKAAIAASCSGWTIPKSYQSVHDCLRILHAPPYEDYGKFTPTQVFLKYWYIIILICVFVAVMGIATFVFARLNKRNRTTAELLKKSKDETDQAHIKKQKLLKAMPFGVILVGRDRIIRSANNAALSMMGFDKEEDLIGKVCHNFICPAEEHNCPILDMGKAVDSSERSVIHKDGNKIPVMKSVIQITLNNENVLLEAFTDISPIKKAERDLARTEKKLYTVMETSAEPMVVYDKYGNAEYINPAFEKIFGWTPEEFFGKKIDFVPEEAAESTRQTIELVMSGTIRYGLETVRNTKGGKKKEIRITAAPIMDDTKTYNGMVVNLQDISELVASRRIAEEASLTKSSFLANMSHEIRTPMNAIIGMSHLCLGTELDPRQRNYIQMVHQSAQLLLGITNDILDFSKIEAGKMELESIPFNFEDVLTNLRNMVSIKAQESGPEILFDVVPETPVQLIGDPLRLGQILLNLTSNALKFTKSGEIVVKVRSIKAQADMVELEVMVKDTGVGMTPDQQSRLFQAFSQADSSTTRKYGGTGLGLTICKYLVELMNGRIWVESDSGKGSCFYFTVVLGRNTGRQENAELSVPVNIEQLKVLVVDDVASARQIFAQTLGSFSFRVTCVDSGQVALDAIKNAPADDPFRLVLMDYMMPGMNGIQASNHIKKLPESDDISIILVTALAQEDVMDDVQQGDIDGFLTKPVIPSDLLDAVMNTLGGKGGIRIAKTISESWRVKPLETIKGAKVLVAEDNTINQILAEDLLTQAGLGVVIAKNGKEAIELAGKVRFDAILMDLQMPEMDGFEATRTILEKQYGNYPPIIAMTANAMAGDRECCLAVGMVDHIAKPIDPNVLFDTLLKWIPTIESGPPMVESEKGMDKIVSLPLDLAGIDIDAGIERTNGNRNLYLTILKHFVKDHGKDNQVIAQAVIQNDMPLAQRTAHTLKGVAGGIGAQALYDSAQKVETALKENRLSRLDLLMNILVRDLTQVVDDLEKKIMAPSLDDTEEISRVPIDMERLKVLLDDFQRLAEDMDPDMDGKAEEIHQLLHLHDSPLKKISVALLNYAENLDFREALETMEKLKNKLDTAESSQSIVENQVVTNQMEKNG; encoded by the coding sequence ATGCAAACTAATCGTTTGAAATTTTTTTTAGTAGCATTATGTCTGTTAATTTATTTTCATCCAACAAACGCATTTTCCCGCACAAACGTAATTAAAATTGGCGTGTTGGTGAAACGCAGTACAGACAATTGCTTAAAAAAATGGTCGCCGACCGCGGAGTATTTGTCCCGTGTCGTTCAAGACTATTCTTTTATAATTATTCCCATTGATTTTGGAAATATTAACCAAAAAGTAAAAAATGGGGATATAGATTTTATTCTTGCAAATTCGGCTATTTATGTTGAGTTAGAAGTTATGTATGGTGTTAATCGGATAGCTACACTAAAAAATAACCGACTAAATGGGACTTATACAACATTTGGCGGCGTTGTGTTCTGCTTGAAACAAAGATCTGATATTCGAACATATAGTGACCTGAAGGAAAAACATTTTGCAGCGGTGAGCGAAAATTCATTCGGTGGATGGCTTATGGCATGGCGTGAATTAAAAGAAGCTGGCATTGATCCATACAAGGATTTTTCAAAATTGTCTTTTGAAGGGGCCCATGATCAGGTTGTCATTTCAGTCTTAAACAAAAAAACAGACGCAGGAACGGTGCGAACCGATACCTTGGAGAGAATGCAGTTGGAAGGCAAAATTGACCTGGATGATTTTTTTGTGATTGATGCGCATGGGGGTGGAAAGGGTCATCTCCCATTCCTTCATTCCACCAGAGAATATCCGGAGTGGCCCATGGGACAGCTTGTTCATATCTCTGATAGTCTTGCTGAAACAGTGGCACATCGGTTAATTGGAATTCAACCTGATTCAAAAGCAGCCATTGCCGCTTCATGTTCGGGATGGACCATCCCCAAAAGTTATCAATCAGTACACGACTGTCTAAGAATTTTACATGCACCTCCCTACGAGGATTATGGAAAATTTACACCGACACAGGTTTTTTTAAAATACTGGTATATTATTATTTTGATCTGTGTTTTCGTTGCGGTTATGGGAATTGCTACCTTTGTTTTTGCCCGCCTGAATAAACGGAATAGAACGACTGCCGAACTGTTAAAAAAATCAAAAGATGAAACAGATCAAGCGCATATAAAAAAACAGAAATTGCTGAAGGCGATGCCTTTTGGTGTGATTCTGGTCGGTAGAGATAGAATCATCCGCAGTGCGAATAACGCAGCTCTTTCAATGATGGGATTTGACAAAGAAGAGGACCTGATCGGGAAGGTGTGTCACAATTTCATTTGCCCTGCTGAGGAACACAACTGCCCGATCCTTGATATGGGGAAGGCGGTAGATTCGTCGGAAAGGTCAGTCATCCATAAAGACGGAAACAAAATTCCCGTAATGAAAAGTGTTATCCAAATCACCTTGAATAATGAAAATGTGCTGCTTGAAGCATTTACGGATATTTCACCAATAAAGAAGGCAGAAAGAGATCTGGCCCGCACTGAAAAGAAACTTTATACGGTCATGGAAACCAGTGCAGAGCCCATGGTGGTTTATGACAAGTACGGAAACGCGGAATATATTAATCCGGCTTTTGAGAAGATTTTCGGATGGACACCTGAAGAATTTTTTGGGAAGAAAATAGATTTTGTGCCTGAAGAAGCTGCTGAAAGTACCAGGCAAACCATTGAACTGGTCATGTCAGGAACAATTCGTTATGGGCTGGAAACTGTGAGGAATACAAAAGGGGGCAAGAAAAAAGAGATTCGAATCACGGCTGCGCCGATTATGGATGATACAAAGACTTATAACGGAATGGTCGTCAACCTGCAGGATATCAGTGAGCTTGTCGCATCCCGCAGGATTGCCGAAGAAGCAAGCCTAACCAAGAGCTCTTTTCTTGCCAATATGAGTCATGAAATCCGCACTCCCATGAATGCCATTATCGGTATGTCCCACCTTTGTCTGGGAACTGAATTGGATCCCCGGCAGCGTAATTATATCCAGATGGTTCATCAGTCTGCTCAGTTATTGCTGGGTATTACCAACGATATTCTGGATTTTTCAAAAATTGAAGCCGGTAAAATGGAACTGGAATCCATCCCATTCAATTTTGAAGACGTCTTAACAAACCTACGCAACATGGTTTCCATCAAGGCCCAGGAAAGTGGCCCTGAGATTTTATTTGACGTCGTTCCCGAAACACCGGTTCAGCTAATCGGAGACCCTCTGCGACTGGGTCAGATTCTGCTCAACCTAACAAGTAACGCTCTCAAATTTACTAAATCCGGTGAAATTGTTGTGAAAGTCCGATCAATTAAAGCACAAGCGGATATGGTAGAATTGGAGGTGATGGTAAAGGACACAGGGGTCGGCATGACTCCGGATCAACAGTCAAGACTGTTTCAGGCCTTCAGCCAGGCCGATAGCAGTACCACCAGAAAATATGGTGGAACCGGCTTAGGCTTGACCATTTGTAAGTATTTGGTTGAGCTGATGAACGGTCGGATATGGGTTGAAAGTGATTCCGGCAAAGGGAGTTGTTTTTATTTCACCGTTGTTCTGGGCAGGAATACCGGAAGACAAGAGAACGCTGAACTAAGCGTTCCTGTAAATATAGAACAGCTTAAAGTGCTTGTGGTCGATGATGTGGCCAGTGCCAGACAGATTTTTGCCCAGACCCTGGGCTCGTTTTCTTTCCGGGTGACCTGTGTTGACTCGGGCCAAGTCGCTTTAGATGCGATAAAAAACGCCCCTGCAGATGATCCTTTCAGGCTGGTGTTGATGGATTATATGATGCCCGGAATGAATGGAATCCAAGCATCCAATCATATTAAAAAACTTCCTGAAAGTGACGATATCAGCATCATTCTGGTGACGGCCCTGGCCCAGGAAGATGTTATGGATGACGTTCAGCAAGGTGATATAGATGGTTTTTTAACAAAACCTGTGATTCCTTCCGATCTGCTGGATGCCGTCATGAATACGCTCGGTGGCAAAGGGGGAATAAGAATTGCAAAAACTATTTCTGAGAGCTGGAGGGTTAAACCTTTGGAAACCATAAAAGGTGCAAAAGTACTGGTTGCTGAGGATAACACGATCAATCAGATTCTGGCAGAGGACCTTCTTACCCAGGCTGGACTTGGGGTAGTTATTGCAAAGAATGGGAAAGAAGCGATTGAATTGGCCGGAAAAGTCAGATTTGACGCAATACTGATGGATCTTCAGATGCCTGAAATGGATGGTTTTGAAGCCACACGTACTATTTTGGAAAAACAATACGGAAATTATCCCCCCATCATTGCCATGACAGCCAATGCCATGGCCGGGGACCGCGAATGCTGCCTTGCGGTTGGCATGGTTGACCATATTGCCAAACCCATTGACCCAAATGTTCTGTTTGACACCCTGCTCAAATGGATACCGACCATTGAAAGTGGACCGCCAATGGTTGAATCAGAAAAGGGCATGGATAAAATCGTATCCCTGCCCTTGGATTTGGCCGGTATCGATATCGACGCGGGAATAGAAAGAACGAATGGCAACCGGAATCTTTATCTGACGATTTTAAAGCATTTTGTTAAAGACCACGGCAAGGACAACCAGGTCATCGCCCAGGCAGTTATCCAGAATGATATGCCTCTGGCACAAAGGACGGCCCATACGCTTAAGGGTGTTGCCGGGGGGATTGGGGCACAGGCATTATATGACAGTGCTCAGAAAGTTGAAACGGCATTAAAAGAGAACCGGCTCTCCCGGCTTGATCTCCTCATGAACATCTTGGTCAGAGATCTAACTCAAGTGGTTGATGATCTGGAAAAAAAGATCATGGCACCGTCATTGGATGATACAGAAGAAATCAGCAGAGTACCCATTGATATGGAAAGATTAAAAGTTCTTCTGGACGACTTTCAACGGCTGGCCGAAGACATGGATCCCGACATGGACGGTAAAGCAGAAGAGATACACCAGCTGCTTCATTTGCATGACAGTCCCCTTAAAAAGATAAGTGTTGCGCTTTTAAATTACGCAGAAAATCTGGATTTTAGAGAAGCGCTTGAAACAATGGAAAAACTTAAGAATAAACTGGATACTGCAGAATCGTCACAGTCAATTGTAGAAAATCAGGTTGTCACAAATCAAATGGAGAAAAATGGATAA
- a CDS encoding nitroreductase family protein yields MDTFKELVKSNRSCRRFDNTFALDTPTLTKLVELARYTASGANNQPLKYIISSSREQNDLIFSCLTWAAYLKDWKGPEPAEQPTGYIVILGDTTISNNFWCDHGIAAQTMLLGARAMGLAGCMFAAINIKKLKELLGIGNHLEVKLVIALGKPAEEACIDDVDDGGDIRYFRDENQVHHVPKRKLDDLILKAW; encoded by the coding sequence ATGGATACATTCAAAGAACTGGTAAAATCCAACCGTTCCTGCAGACGGTTTGATAATACGTTTGCCCTGGATACCCCGACCTTGACTAAGCTTGTGGAGCTGGCCCGATATACGGCCTCCGGGGCCAACAACCAACCCCTGAAATATATTATTTCCAGTAGCCGGGAACAAAACGATCTGATCTTTTCCTGCCTGACCTGGGCCGCTTATCTCAAAGACTGGAAAGGGCCTGAACCTGCGGAACAGCCCACGGGATACATTGTCATCCTGGGGGATACCACCATTTCAAACAATTTCTGGTGCGACCACGGCATTGCAGCCCAAACCATGCTGCTCGGGGCCCGGGCAATGGGACTGGCCGGATGTATGTTTGCCGCCATAAATATCAAAAAACTAAAAGAACTGCTTGGTATCGGCAATCATCTGGAGGTCAAGCTGGTCATCGCACTTGGCAAACCCGCGGAAGAGGCCTGCATTGATGATGTGGATGACGGTGGAGATATCCGGTATTTCCGGGATGAAAATCAGGTTCACCATGTTCCCAAGCGTAAGCTTGACGATTTGATTCTCAAAGCCTGGTAG
- a CDS encoding B12-binding domain-containing radical SAM protein translates to MKVLFVNPSCLDPRVTDPDALQVPIGLYYLASGLLDQGWVSGILNLAPAGPANPSAKGSAKHALDLFTQAIMQEQPDIIGFSVTSPTRINAMACAEKARQILPDSLIVFGGPGATFMADFLFGACPALDVIVKGEGEISTTKLVNAAKKVKANFGTIHQAQIIRAELAQDLGRIPGIVFRNGPTLQDTGPSELVKDLDTLPHPSRYFTYQHLAMSRGCPGKCTFCGSPKFWGTSLVRRHSPQWLFEEIKALAQKGVTHFFISDDTFTMDCDAVRALCEKIIQADLGITWNAISRVDYINESILVPMRRAGCIQISFGVESGAGSIKKILGKPIDNATCVAAFEKVRAAGILPRAYFIYGSPGETDATIQDSIDLMIRLGPLSTVFYMLVTFPGTALYNRAVQKGWTHDGVWQKNIEDLPWWEIDPNMDFSRVKGWGDRLRQAFFDHLEDFVNRIALHPDKAVASLHADFLSRLAMTFSHGEYARDSRVTNAEQIAMNLFEKALQFYPCPRAFQGLAMILQKQKKFSKAMAFLNKGLSHFPKDKDLCVCMGVCLMNTGDFHKALKYFTPFADDPALGQYISICKQKTTL, encoded by the coding sequence GTGAAGGTTCTATTTGTCAATCCATCCTGCCTGGATCCAAGGGTTACGGACCCGGATGCACTTCAGGTCCCCATCGGGCTCTATTATCTGGCGTCCGGGCTTCTGGACCAAGGCTGGGTATCCGGCATTTTAAATCTTGCACCGGCAGGTCCGGCCAATCCCTCGGCAAAGGGATCGGCAAAGCATGCACTTGATTTGTTCACCCAAGCCATCATGCAAGAACAGCCTGATATCATAGGGTTTTCCGTAACCAGCCCCACCCGGATCAATGCCATGGCATGTGCAGAGAAGGCCCGGCAGATCCTGCCGGACAGCCTCATTGTCTTTGGGGGACCCGGGGCCACCTTTATGGCGGATTTCCTGTTTGGCGCCTGCCCGGCCCTGGATGTGATTGTCAAAGGCGAAGGCGAAATCAGCACAACAAAACTGGTCAATGCCGCAAAAAAAGTAAAAGCGAATTTTGGGACCATCCACCAGGCCCAGATTATCAGAGCAGAATTGGCACAGGATCTTGGCCGGATTCCCGGCATTGTTTTCCGTAACGGACCGACCCTTCAAGACACTGGCCCAAGTGAGCTGGTCAAGGACCTGGACACCCTGCCCCACCCGTCCCGGTATTTCACTTACCAGCACCTGGCTATGTCCAGGGGATGCCCAGGGAAATGCACTTTTTGCGGATCTCCGAAATTCTGGGGCACCTCCCTTGTCCGCCGCCACTCACCCCAATGGCTGTTTGAAGAGATAAAGGCGCTTGCCCAAAAAGGTGTAACCCATTTTTTCATCAGTGACGACACCTTTACTATGGATTGTGATGCCGTCAGGGCGTTATGCGAAAAAATTATCCAGGCAGATCTTGGCATCACCTGGAATGCCATCTCCCGGGTGGATTATATTAACGAAAGCATACTTGTCCCCATGCGCCGGGCCGGATGTATCCAGATCAGCTTTGGTGTTGAATCCGGGGCTGGATCCATCAAAAAAATCCTTGGCAAACCCATCGACAATGCCACCTGCGTGGCAGCCTTTGAAAAGGTGCGCGCCGCCGGAATCCTGCCCCGGGCCTATTTTATCTATGGCTCACCGGGGGAGACGGATGCCACCATCCAGGACAGCATTGATCTTATGATCCGGTTAGGCCCGTTGAGCACGGTATTCTACATGCTGGTCACCTTTCCCGGCACAGCTTTGTATAACCGTGCCGTGCAGAAAGGATGGACCCATGATGGTGTCTGGCAAAAAAACATTGAAGATTTGCCATGGTGGGAAATAGATCCCAATATGGACTTCTCCCGGGTTAAGGGCTGGGGGGACCGCCTCAGGCAGGCTTTTTTTGACCACCTTGAGGATTTTGTCAACCGCATTGCCCTTCATCCGGATAAAGCAGTTGCGTCCTTACATGCTGATTTTTTATCAAGGCTTGCCATGACCTTTTCCCATGGGGAATATGCCCGGGATTCCCGGGTCACAAATGCAGAACAGATCGCTATGAATCTGTTTGAAAAGGCGTTGCAATTTTATCCTTGTCCCAGAGCCTTCCAGGGACTTGCTATGATCCTTCAGAAACAAAAAAAGTTTTCCAAGGCCATGGCCTTTCTTAACAAAGGCCTGTCCCATTTTCCAAAAGACAAGGATCTGTGTGTGTGCATGGGGGTGTGCCTGATGAATACTGGTGATTTTCACAAGGCCTTAAAATATTTCACCCCGTTTGCCGATGATCCGGCTTTAGGGCAGTACATCAGTATATGCAAACAGAAAACAACGCTTTAA
- a CDS encoding CoB--CoM heterodisulfide reductase iron-sulfur subunit B family protein, whose amino-acid sequence MKCALFSGCRTGFDIPQHPTSAKAVLSRLNVKVEELEFGCCGYPVKEKNLDAFLLLSIRNLAIAQAHNLPVLTLCKCCFGALKQAEHYFQNDWEKRVLINSMLQKEGLHYKGGVKIHHMLTLLDREIDKGVIQRSVIHPLDGIKVAASYGCHALRPSTITGLDDRPNAPTIFERIITLTGAEPVNWSKGLECCGNPLLDKNSALARDFILKKYETAKQEGADIICTACNYCHMQFEHGRDLILKSGSTNPIPAILLTQLLGQAMGLEKDLTGVETAA is encoded by the coding sequence ATGAAATGTGCTTTATTTTCAGGATGCAGAACCGGATTTGATATTCCCCAGCATCCAACGTCGGCCAAAGCCGTTTTATCCAGGCTCAATGTTAAGGTAGAAGAACTTGAATTTGGCTGTTGCGGATATCCTGTTAAGGAAAAAAATCTGGATGCCTTTCTTTTGCTGTCCATACGGAACCTGGCCATCGCCCAGGCCCATAACCTGCCTGTGCTGACCTTGTGTAAGTGCTGTTTCGGCGCCCTTAAACAGGCGGAACATTATTTTCAAAATGATTGGGAAAAACGGGTCTTGATCAATTCGATGCTGCAAAAGGAAGGGCTTCATTATAAAGGTGGCGTCAAAATCCATCACATGCTGACCCTCTTGGACCGGGAAATAGATAAAGGCGTTATCCAGCGAAGCGTCATTCATCCCCTTGACGGAATAAAAGTGGCCGCAAGCTACGGATGTCACGCCTTGCGTCCCTCAACCATCACCGGGTTGGATGACCGTCCCAATGCCCCCACGATATTTGAACGGATTATCACACTGACCGGGGCAGAACCCGTAAACTGGTCCAAAGGCCTGGAATGCTGCGGCAATCCCCTGTTGGACAAAAACAGTGCCCTGGCCCGGGATTTTATTCTGAAAAAATATGAAACGGCAAAACAGGAAGGTGCGGATATCATCTGCACAGCATGCAATTATTGCCACATGCAATTTGAACATGGCCGGGACCTTATCCTGAAATCGGGTTCAACAAATCCCATACCCGCCATACTTCTTACCCAATTGCTGGGTCAGGCCATGGGGCTTGAAAAGGATCTGACAGGGGTAGAAACAGCAGCCTGA